In the genome of Mycoplasmopsis pulmonis, one region contains:
- a CDS encoding IS3-like element IS1138B family transposase has product MKQLKPEQWKKWFSLYEEFYDGKINIKKYIFLVNKNIGKDWKNTYVKSWFFKKYSAFQKDEQSLISQTGKSTANKKNNGRPPKRKEVNEYTREELEEIVKIYRIIFDDISEKEIRKKIKEHKDKEKILTKISWKEFLFSKSTYYSWKKPKLAEPKKDQEIEEIIRKSFHENKGIFGRKRLEIYIQNKYKRYINYRKIGRILLKLNLFCKIRRAKRKNEIKNLNTKYQNLIQRDYNGKFNNIVATDVTYIPSPKDAINNHVYLSIAIHHQSKKIINWNLSKRNDVKLVLDHISKIKFDKEWIIHSDHGSQYSSNQYSEIIKENNGIISMSRIANSLDNREAEYFFSNIKSECLNDLKISKLSFKELQEIIQNYIDWYNNERLQSILEWKTPQQSWDVLSVF; this is encoded by the coding sequence ATGAAACAACTAAAACCAGAACAATGAAAGAAATGATTTTCATTATATGAAGAATTTTATGATGGAAAAATTAATATAAAAAAATATATATTTTTAGTAAACAAAAATATTGGTAAAGATTGAAAAAATACATATGTAAAATCTTGATTTTTCAAAAAATATTCTGCTTTTCAAAAAGATGAACAATCTTTAATTTCACAAACTGGCAAATCTACAGCTAACAAAAAAAATAACGGTAGACCACCAAAAAGAAAAGAAGTTAATGAATATACAAGAGAAGAATTAGAAGAGATTGTTAAAATTTATAGAATAATTTTTGATGACATTAGTGAAAAAGAAATTCGAAAAAAAATTAAAGAACATAAAGATAAAGAAAAAATATTAACTAAAATTTCATGAAAAGAATTTCTCTTTTCAAAATCAACATATTATTCTTGAAAAAAACCTAAACTTGCAGAGCCGAAAAAAGATCAAGAAATTGAAGAAATTATTAGAAAATCATTTCATGAAAACAAAGGTATATTTGGTAGAAAAAGATTAGAAATTTATATTCAAAATAAATATAAAAGGTATATAAACTATCGAAAAATAGGTAGAATTTTGCTTAAATTAAATCTTTTTTGCAAAATTAGAAGAGCAAAAAGAAAAAATGAAATTAAAAATCTTAATACTAAATATCAAAATCTAATTCAAAGAGACTACAATGGCAAATTTAACAACATAGTTGCCACTGATGTAACTTATATTCCAAGCCCCAAAGATGCAATTAACAATCATGTTTATTTATCGATTGCAATTCATCATCAAAGCAAGAAAATAATTAATTGAAATCTAAGTAAAAGAAATGATGTTAAGTTAGTTTTAGATCATATTTCTAAAATCAAATTTGATAAAGAGTGAATAATTCACTCAGATCATGGAAGTCAATATTCATCAAATCAGTATAGTGAAATTATTAAAGAAAACAATGGGATAATTTCAATGAGTAGAATCGCAAATTCACTTGATAATCGAGAAGCAGAATATTTCTTTTCAAATATCAAAAGTGAGTGCTTAAATGATCTAAAAATTTCAAAATTATCATTCAAAGAATTGCAAGAAATTATTCAAAATTATATTGACTGATACAATAATGAAAGATTACAATCAATCTTAGAATGAAAAACACCTCAACAAAGCTGAGATGTTCTAAGTGTTTTTTAA
- a CDS encoding phosphotransferase family protein: MEKVEIKVGMTNKSYRQGNVFWQEKVFAHFNHKIDYSILKIFDFVPKLLSNDQHTISWEFIEGKNFEASDENLRKIAKIIKTLHNSKLKFPKSNHSQRVKFYQQILRDKNIKIEAIDKHYRRILTILKNSKHDMPLHNDLWPFNMIDKEGKIFLIDWEYASMGDKHFDLAYFIESAKLDDRQESVFLDEYDDYDYEYVIQQKILVNYLIILWVNAQETKHFDDAPFAHKIETLIEDLKNFKKTIK; the protein is encoded by the coding sequence ATGGAAAAAGTAGAAATTAAAGTTGGAATGACCAATAAATCTTATCGACAAGGCAATGTATTTTGGCAAGAAAAAGTCTTTGCACATTTTAACCACAAAATTGATTATTCAATTTTAAAAATTTTTGATTTTGTTCCTAAATTACTTTCTAATGATCAACACACAATCTCTTGAGAATTTATTGAAGGAAAAAACTTTGAAGCTAGTGATGAAAATTTAAGAAAAATAGCAAAAATCATTAAAACTTTGCACAATTCTAAACTTAAATTTCCTAAGTCAAATCACTCACAAAGAGTTAAATTTTATCAACAGATATTAAGAGATAAAAACATTAAAATAGAAGCCATTGATAAGCACTATAGAAGAATATTAACAATACTTAAAAATTCAAAACATGACATGCCACTTCACAATGATTTGTGACCATTTAACATGATTGACAAGGAAGGTAAAATTTTTCTAATTGATTGAGAATATGCATCAATGGGAGATAAGCATTTTGACCTTGCATATTTTATTGAAAGTGCAAAACTTGATGATCGCCAAGAAAGTGTTTTTTTAGATGAATATGATGACTATGATTATGAATATGTTATTCAACAGAAAATCTTGGTTAATTACTTAATTATTTTATGAGTCAATGCTCAAGAAACAAAACACTTTGATGATGCTCCTTTTGCTCATAAAATAGAAACTTTGATTGAAGATTTAAAAAATTTTAAAAAGACAATTAAATAA